The following are encoded together in the Chaetodon trifascialis isolate fChaTrf1 chromosome 3, fChaTrf1.hap1, whole genome shotgun sequence genome:
- the LOC139351990 gene encoding immunoglobulin-like and fibronectin type III domain-containing protein 1, which translates to MFKIRKAKDEEPTAPGQVRIKKRSRVPGVMITQYVEELPEGMTTPDFTRKPIALTIQEGKQAIFRAVITGNPTPTVTWMRNNGEIDEEKYKICHDKNSGEHQLQMIDVSVEHADTYKCCAKNEYGKAIVTAALNVIEVGYKKGKAMQQSRTAIRETPEDFKKALKNKVDTEQKEEKKPEIDEKFWELLLSADKKDYETICNQYGVTDFRGMLKKLNEKKVERQQEQEKVVERLCNLKPIEMNDDGAAEFELEMSLRDPTSKIFLFKDGVMVPFDADTEVKHGLRQVGKKYVFSINGVDPEDAGLYQVEVDGVKIFSTDFKLPPVEFLYKIQDVKAEEREDAVFECVISQPLKKITWKGKNVPLEQGDKYDILVSEDMLIHTLVVKDCMPLDKGIFAAVAGLASCSAWLIVEADTDPNSLGKKKARKTTRAGGGGPELLRIAQEQQAKVQKEKEELIAKAKAEAEAAAAAAAIAAAEKAEAEAKAREEAEAKAKAKAEAKAKAKAEAKAKAKDKTKAKAKAEKGAKAKKAKAGEGADTDETTGVEEEEEEEDEEDVEEEEEEGATGKKESKTEKSSDPKQKIAKEGEASDEVADTAEEEPVQGKKKRVRAGPLVPDTIVDPGVYFTCGMSDVTAIIGTDTELVCRLSREDCDGVWYKDGKEITATDDMLIVKDGTYRKLIIKHCKEDDAGKYRCEADGRKTEAVLKVEDPPRINPDDLTEFRKPVTIKTGKDAAFKVSFIGREPMKIQWYIDNDEVLDDTHIKIEKSSSHSRLLLTKCNRKTTGEIKIKIKNECGTTEAITHIVVLDKPTAPLGPVDIIESSSTCIDFKWRPPKDNGGSPITDYIMERQQIGRNSWKKLGKIGPEPKYRDTDVDHGRKYCYHIWAETDQGTSAMMETDDIQAGTKAYPGPPSTPKIVSAFKDCINLAWSAPTNTGGTNILGYNVEKRKNGSNLWGLVSPPDEPVREKKYAVKDVVEGIEYEFRVSAINISGAGEPSAPSEFVIARDPKKPPGKVIDLKVTDSTYSTLSLGWTKPTEEEGVQDEAKGYFVELRPAENPEWGRCNSSAIIMNSYTIIGLKSMAMYWVRVLATNEGGDGEPQELDNYIIAMPPPVKPHFTDRKIKNFMVMKAGNSARVNFNFQASPMPTIKWLKDGHAVPKHVTVSNSDTSSQLIIPSSEREDTGIYTIIVKNIVGQESSSVEIRITDDPKPPGPVELDENVSGTVTVSWTPSPDEKKDDRLHYIVTKRDSVKRTWQTVGDRLFNNRITATNIMPGRQYQFRVYAKNDMGLSKPSESPIWEVKRRKEKYSLNLPASKDCSFETPPSFSVPLKMHSSPESYECYMSCAVTGNPRPYVTWYRNNISLNTNTNYYITNTCGVCSMVILKVGPKDSGEYTVIAENPLGRVECSTKLAVKD; encoded by the exons ATGTTTAAAATACGTAAAGCGAAGGACGAGGAGCCAACTGCTCCAGGGCAGG TGAGGATCAAAAAGAGGTCAAGGGTGCCCGGAGTTATGATTACACAGTATGTGGAAGAACTACCTGAAGGCATGACCACCCCAGATTTCACTCGGAAACCCATCGCTCTAACTATTCAAGAAG GAAAACAGGCTATCTTCAGAGCAGTCATTACTGGCAACCCAACACCAACTGTGACCTGGATGAGAAATAATGGGGAAATTGATGAAGAAAAGTACAAAATTTGCCATGATAAAAATTCCGGTGAACACCAACTACAG ATGATTGATGTCTCAGTGGAACACGCTGATACCTACAAGTGTTGTGCAAAAAATGAATATGGAAAAGCCATTGTAACTGCGGCGCTTAATGTTATTGAGG TTGGCTATAAAAAGGGCAAAGCCATGCAACAATCAAGAACAG CTATCCGAGAGACCCCTGAGGACTTCAAAAAGGCCTTAAAAAATAA gGTTGACACTGagcaaaaggaagaaaaaaaaccagAGATCGATGAGAAGTTTTGGGAACTGTTGCTAAGCGCAGACAAGAAAGATTACGAGACCATCTGTAATCAGTATGGTGTCACTGATTTCCGAGGGATGCTGAAGAAACTAAATGAAAAGAAGGTTGAAAGGCAGCAAGAGCAAGAAAAG GTTGTTGAAAGATTATGCAACCTAAAGCCCATTGAAATGAACGATGATGGTGCTGCAGAGTTTGAACTTGAAATGTCCCTTCGAGACCCTACGAGCAAAATCTTCTTATTCAAG GATGGAGTTATGGTTCCTTTTGATGCAGACACAGAGGTAAAACATGGATTGAGGCAAGTGGGAAAGAAGTATGTGTTCAGCATCAATGGTGTTGACCCTGAGGATGCAGGATTATACCAAGTGGAGGTTGATGGCGTTAAGATCTTCTCAACTGATTTCAAAC TTCCACCTGTAGAGTTCTTGTACAAGATTCAAGAcgtgaaagcagaggaaagagaggacgctgtgtttgagtgtgtcatCTCACAACCTCTGAAAAAGATCACCTGGAAAGGAAAGAATGTCCCACTGGAGCAAGGGGACAAATATGACATCCTTGTGTCAGAGGACATGCTGATTCACACATTGGTGGTGAAGGACTGCATGCCTTTGGACAAAGGAATTTTTGCGGCTGTGGCTGGACTTGCATCCTGCAGTGCTTGGCTTATAGTTGAAG CTGACACTGATCCAAACTCACTCGGGAAGAAGAAGGCTCGCAAAACAACCAGAGCAGGTGGTGGCGGACCTGAACTTTTGAGGATTGCACAGGAACAACAGGCTAAGgtacagaaagagaaagaagagttGATTGCAAAGGCAAAGGCAGAGGCAGAAGCCGCAGCGGCAGCAGCTGCTATTGCTGCAGCCGAGAAAGCAGAGGCTGAAGCTAAAGCAAGAGAGGAAGCGGAAGCCAAAGCCAAAGCCAAAGCGGAAGCCAAAGCCAAAGCCAAAGcggaagctaaagctaaagctaaagatAAGACTAAGGCTAAAGCTAAAGCAGAGAAAGGGGCAAAGGCAAAGAAGGCAAAggcaggagaaggagcagaTACAGATGAAACCACTGgtgtggaagaggaagaggaggaagaggatgaagaggatgtagaagaggaagaggaagagggtgcaacagggaaaaaagagtccaaaacagaaaaatcatcaGATCCCAAGCAGAAGATAGCAAAGGAGGGAGAGGCCTCTGATGAAGTTGCTGATACTGCAGAAGAGGAACCAGtgcaagggaaaaaaaagagagtgagagctGGCCCACTTGTTCCTGATACAATTGTCG ACCCAGGAGTATatttcacctgtggaatgtcaGATGTAACCGCCATCATTGGTACTGACACGGAGCTGGTCTGCAGGCTAAGCAGAGAGGACTGTGACGGAGTCTGGTACAAAGATGGAAAAGAG aTAACAGCTACAGATGACATGTTAATTGTTAAAGATGGAACTTATCGCAAACTAATTATCAAACACTGCAAAGAAGATGATGCTGGAAAGTACAGATGTGAAGCTGATGGGCGTAAAACAGAAGCTGTGCTAAAGGTTGAAG ATCCTCCACGAATTAACCCTGATGACCTCACTGAGTTCAGAAAGCCTGTTACGATCAAAACTGGGAAGGATGCAGCCTTCAAGGTCTCCTTTATTGGCCGGGAACCCATGAAGATTCAGTGGTACATTGACAACGATGAGGTATTGGACGACACCCACATCAAGATCGAGAAGTCTTCCTCGCACAGCCGCCTGCTGCTAACCAAGTGCAATCGCAAAACCACAGGAGAAATCaagattaagattaaaaatgaatgtggaaCAACTGAGGCCATCACACACATTGTTGTATTAG ATAAACCAACAGCACCCCTCGGCCCTGTGGATATCATTGAAAGTTCTTCCACTTGTATTGACTTCAAATGGAGGCCTCCTAAAGACAATGGAGGATCCCCTATCACAGACTATATCATGGAGCGCCAGCAAATTGGCCGAAACAGCTGGAAGAAACTAGGCAAGATTGGCCCAGAGCCTAAATACAGGGACACCGATGTGGATCACGGCAGAAAGTACTGCTACCACATCTGGGCGGAAACCGATCAAGGCACCAGTGCAATGATGGAGACCGATGACATTCAGGCAGGGACAAAGG caTACCCTGGACCTCCTTCTACACCAAAAATTGTTAGTGCTTTCAAAGACTGTATCAATCTTGCTTGGTCTGCACCCACTAACACTGGAGGAACCAACATTTTGGGATACAACGTGGAGAAACGCAAAAATGGCAGCAATCTGTGGGGCCTTGTCAGCCCACCCGATGAGCCCGTCAGAG AGAAAAAGTATGCAGTGAAGGATGTTGTTGAAGGCATCGAGTATGAGTTCCGTGTGTCAGCTATCAACATTTCTGGTGCTGGAGAGCCAAGTGCACCTTCTGAATTTGTGATAGCAAGAGATCCGAAGA agCCCCCTGGGAAAGTTATTGACTTGAAGGTGACAGACTCCACATACAGCACCTTATCGCTGGGCTGGACCAAacccacagaggaggaaggggttCAAGATGAGGCCAAAGGATACTTTGTGGAGCTCAGACCAGCAGAAAACCCAGAATGGGGTCGCTGTAACTCCAGTGCTATCATCATGAACTCCTACACTATTATAGGTCTGAAGTCTATGGCCATGTACTGGGTACGAGTTCTAGCCACCAATGAGGGTGGAGATGGCGAGCCTCAAGAATTGGACAACTATATCATTGCAATGCCCCCTCCAG TGAAACCTCACttcactgacagaaaaataaagaacttCATGGTTATGAAAGCTGGTAACTCCGCTCGGGTCAACTTCAACTTTCAG GCTTCTCCAATGCCAACTATCAAATGGCTCAAAGACGGACATGCTGTACCCAAGCATGTGACCGTGAGCAACTCGGACACATCGTCACAGCTAATCATCCCCTCATCAGAGCGCGAGGACACTGGGATCTACACAATCATTGTCAAGAACATTGTTGGTCAGGAGAGCTCCAGTGTTGAGATAAGAATCACAg ATGACCCCAAGCCTCCAGGCCCCGTGGAGCTGGATGAGAACGTGTCAGGAACAGTGACCGTCTCCTGGACTCCCTCTCCGGATGAGAAGAAAGACGACAGGCTGCACTACATAGTCACCAAGCGTGATTCTGTTAAGCGCACTTGGCAAACAGTGGGAGACCGTCTCTTCAATAACAGGATCACTGCCACCAATATCATGCCTGGAAGGCAGTATCAGTTCCGAGTCTATGCCAAGAATGACATGGGGCTCTCCAAACCCTCTGAGTCACCGATCTGGGAagtaaagagaagaaaag AAAAATATTCTTTGAACCTTCCTGCCTCTAAGGACTGCAGCTTTGAGACGCCTCCCTCGTTCTCTGTTCCACTGAAAATGCACAGCAGTCCAGAGAGCTATGAGTGCTACATGAGTTGTGCCGTGACAGGAAACCCCAGACCCTATGTTACCTGGTACAGAAACAACATCAGCCTCAACACCAACACTAACTActacatcactaacacatgtGGGGTCTGCTCCATGGTGATACTCAAAGTTGGGCCCAAGGACAGTGGGGAGTACACAGTCATTGCCGAAAACCCTCTGGGCCGAGTGGAGTGTTCAACTAAACTTGCTGTTAAAg ATTAG